One window of Panulirus ornatus isolate Po-2019 chromosome 13, ASM3632096v1, whole genome shotgun sequence genomic DNA carries:
- the LOC139752802 gene encoding uncharacterized protein: MTFCWTSTKSKRYLFTILVLIHGLHQGIKGEISQRHNIKNHTNAVPENGLSLSSRRMFLTRPKTPNAERLEQESGIMDYSGWRVLRLFPPKGASVNKVLQALESSHGVVVLRMIREESRMAVDVAMSPDTSLTRLLAPTTRHNQGRHHYRHKDNNTRRNRRTEDGGELGKDGGGGYVGHAEGMDADEDPARGERRRRDLLGGLLEWRIILDDVVDHLLIRPTPQLTGSEPLAWDDYYRFPSISTFARALARRYPTVECLTLGKTVEGRPLLALIFATDARRMAKLYKRRLMKVRRTMAGGGGQQDPTSVSETTMLEEPARGDRGKGEHTRRVATENDLEGTPANVRASRKFHSRRRKSAKTKRIIFIEAGSHAREWISPAVATYVGQQLADAGKVFLKHVSFIIAPVANPDGYEFSHTNDRLWRKNRRSNGIFSCSGVDLNRNWDKAWGEEGGSDNPCSFMYQGSEAFSEVETRTLGELVWVFKKKVKLFISLHSFGEYILYPWGYTMDKPNKRGRLKHMAKTIMEQLNQNKSAHYKYGQSSELMYLASGCADDYMYDLGVPYSYTIELPKDSFILPPEDILPVAQDFWDAMVCVAGEIVRNKRAKSFCNKRIVKVEGFGNRTLKAWVNKKVSLKEAEDIVRMRYMAREMRMPEVRRAKQKGSQPQAQSPGTRR, encoded by the exons ATGACTTTCTGTTGGACTTCCACAAAATCCAAGAGGTATCTTTTTACCATCTTGGTTCTCATCCATGGCCTGCATCAAGGAATCAAAGGAGAGATCTCCCAAAGACATAACATTAAAAATCACACAAATGCTGTCCCCGAGAACGGTTTAAGTTTGTCTTCCCGTAGAATGTTCCTTACGAGGCCGAAGACACCGAATGCAGAGAGACTAGAGCAAGAGAGCGGGATAATGGACTATAGCGGTTGGCGGGTGTTGCGACTGTTCCCGCCAAAAGGAGCGAGCGTGAACAAGGTACTCCAAGCCCTCGAGTCCAGTCACGGCGTCGTGGTACTAAGGATGATCAGGGAGGAGTCACGCATGGCC GTGGACGTGGCGATGAGCCCAGACACCAGCCTGACACGACTCTTAGCCCCAACCACCCGCCACAACCAAGGCCGCCATCACTACCGGCACAAGGACAACAACACTCGACGAAACAGAAGAACGGAGGATGGTGGAGAACTAGGTAAGGATGGTGGTGGCGGCTACGTCGGTCATGCAGAGGGCATGGACGCTGACGAAGACCCGgctagaggagagagaagaagacggGACCTGCTAGGAGGACTACTGGAGTGGCGGATCATACTCGATGATGTTGTTGACCACCTATTGATCAGGCCTACTCCACAGCTCACAGGCAGCG AGCCGCTGGCGTGGGACGACTACTACCGCTTCCCCAGCATCTCCACCTTCGCCCGGGCGTTGGCCAGGCGGTACCCGACGGTGGAGTGCCTCACTCTGGGCAAGACCGTCGAAGGCCGCCCGCTCCTGGCGCTGATCTTCGCTACTGA CGCCAGACGGATGGCGAAACTCTACAAAAGACGACTCATGAAGGTGAGAAGGACAATGGCTGGAGGAGGTGGGCAGCAGGACCCGACCTCGGTCAGCGAGACGACGATGCTGGAGGAACCCGCCCGGGGGGACAGGGGAAAAGGAGAGCACACCAGAAGAGTTGCGACTGAGAATGACCTGGAGGGGACCCCTGCCAACGTCAGAGCATCGAGAAAATTTCACAGTAGAAGGAGAAAGTCAGCGAAGACGAAGAGGATCATCTTCATTGAGGCAG GATCCCACGCCCGCGAGTGGATTAGTCCGGCGGTGGCGACTTACGTGGGCCAGCAACTAGCCGACGCAGGAAAGGTGTTCCTGAAGCATGTAAGTTTCATTATTGCTCCGGTGGCAAACCCAGATGGCTATGAGTTCTCCCACACAAACGACCGGCTGTGGCGCAAGAATAGGAGGTCCAACGGTATCTTCAGCTGCTCCGGAGTGGACCTCAACAGGAACTGGGATAAGGCGTGGGGCGAAGAGGGTGGCTCCGACAACCCTTGCTCTTTCATGTACCAAGGCTCCGAGGCCTTCTCCGAGGTAGAAACGCGGACCCTCGGGGAACTGGTCTGGGTGTTCAAAAAGAAGGTGAAGCTCTTCATATCACTCCACAGCTTCGGCGAGTACATCCTTTACCCCTGGGGCTACACTATGGACAAGCCCAACAAAAGAGGAAGACTGAAACATATGGCCAAGACCATTATGGAACAGCTCAATCAAAACAAAAGTGCACATTACAAG TACGGGCAGAGCTCTGAACTCATGTATCTTGCGTCAGGCTGTGCAGACGACTACATGTACGACCTCGGTGTTCCCTACTCTTACACCATCGAGCTTCCGAAGGACTCCTTCATCCTGCCGCCAGAGGACATCCTCCCAGTGGCGCAAGACTTTTGGGACGCGATGGTCTGTGTGGCTGGAGAGATCGTCAGAAATAAGCGGGCAAAGAGCTTCTGCAATAAGAGGATAGTTAAGGTTGAAGGATTTGGAAATAGGACTTTAAAGGCATGGGTCAATAAGAAGGTTTCTTTAAAAGAAGCTGAGGACATTGTTAGAATGCGATACATGGCGAGGGAGATGAGAATGCCCGAGGTGAGACGTGCCAAGCAGAAAGGCTCGCAACCCCAAGCACAAAGCCCAGGCACTAGAAGGTAG